Proteins encoded together in one Columba livia isolate bColLiv1 breed racing homer chromosome 3, bColLiv1.pat.W.v2, whole genome shotgun sequence window:
- the GCM1 gene encoding chorion-specific transcription factor GCMa isoform X1 → MLEGADNVVTEQEDSASRHGEMRSWDINDIKLPQDVRQTDWFQEWPDSYVKHIYSSEDKNAQRHHSSWAMRNTNNHNSRILKKSCLGVVVCGNDCSTLDGRKIYLRPAICDKARQKQQRKCCPNCNGPLRLLSCRGHGGYPVTNFWRHEGRFIFFQSKGAHDHPRPETKVEAEARRSIQKAQTAFSPSSPRLKRSQETESLTGALPTQETLPLLLSNMDAYVLPANFRGHLSKSFQEPTLGSCSGWPPCPRAAGEDGGTGEFPTWSGSLALGRVPSAGRPCRGHASPTANPPCAAASPQHCAHPSIHHVPRSSQHLEGEASETRPREGTIQVSTTAMATCFLTCTHYGEQV, encoded by the exons ATGCTGGAAGGTGCAGACAATGTTGTTACGGAGCAGGAGGACTCTGCTTCCCGACATGGAGAAATGAGAAGTTGGGATATCAATGACATCAAACTTCCCCAG GATGTGAGACAGACTGACTGGTTTCAAGAATGGCCCGATTCCTATGTAAAACATATCTATAGCTCAGAGGATAAAAATGCTCAGAGACACCACAGCAGCTGGGCAATGAGAAACACCAACAACCACAACTCTCGCATCTTAAAAAAGTCCTGCCTTGGGGTGGTGGTCTGCGGCAATGACTGCTCAACCTTGGATGGAAGGAAGATCTACCTAAGACCAGCCATATGTGATAAAGCTAGGCAAAAACAACAGC GGAAATGCTGTCCAAACTGCAATGGGCCCCTGCGGCTCCTTTCCTGCCGAGGCCATGGTGGTTACCCAGTTACCAACTTCTGGAGGCATGAAGGCCGATTCATATTTTTTCAG TCCAAAGGAGCTCATGACCATCCACGTCCAGAAACAAAAGTAGAGGCAGAAGCAAGAAGATCAATCCAAAAAGCACAGACAGCTTTTTCTCCATCTTCTCCAAGGTTAAAAAGAAGCCAGGAAACTGAG tcTCTGACAGGTGCACTGCCAACGCAGGAGACTTTGCCTTTGCTTCTTTCCAACATGGATGCTTATGTTCTACCTGCTAATTTCAGGGGGCATTTAAGCAAAAGCTTCCAGGAGCCAAcactgggcagctgctctgggtgGCCGCCGTGCCCAAGGGCAGCTGGGGAGGACGGGGGCACTGGAGAATTTCCGACCTGGAGCGGGAGCCTGGCTTTGGGGAGGGTCCCCAGCGCCGGGAGGCCTTGCAGAGGCCatgccagccccacagccaaCCCGCCCTGTGCAGCCGCTTCCCCCCAGCACTGCGCCCACCCCAGCATCCATCACGTCCCACGCAGCTCTCAGCACCTCGAGGGGGAAGCGAGTGAGACAAGGCCAAGGGAAGGCACCATACAGGTCTCAACTACTGCAATGGCGACATGCTTTTTAACCTGTACCCACTACGGTGAACAGGTTTAA
- the GCM1 gene encoding chorion-specific transcription factor GCMa isoform X2, which translates to MLEGADNVVTEQEDSASRHGEMRSWDINDIKLPQDVRQTDWFQEWPDSYVKHIYSSEDKNAQRHHSSWAMRNTNNHNSRILKKSCLGVVVCGNDCSTLDGRKIYLRPAICDKARQKQQRKCCPNCNGPLRLLSCRGHGGYPVTNFWRHEGRFIFFQSKGAHDHPRPETKVEAEARRSIQKAQTAFSPSSPRLKRSQETEVTVIDQ; encoded by the exons ATGCTGGAAGGTGCAGACAATGTTGTTACGGAGCAGGAGGACTCTGCTTCCCGACATGGAGAAATGAGAAGTTGGGATATCAATGACATCAAACTTCCCCAG GATGTGAGACAGACTGACTGGTTTCAAGAATGGCCCGATTCCTATGTAAAACATATCTATAGCTCAGAGGATAAAAATGCTCAGAGACACCACAGCAGCTGGGCAATGAGAAACACCAACAACCACAACTCTCGCATCTTAAAAAAGTCCTGCCTTGGGGTGGTGGTCTGCGGCAATGACTGCTCAACCTTGGATGGAAGGAAGATCTACCTAAGACCAGCCATATGTGATAAAGCTAGGCAAAAACAACAGC GGAAATGCTGTCCAAACTGCAATGGGCCCCTGCGGCTCCTTTCCTGCCGAGGCCATGGTGGTTACCCAGTTACCAACTTCTGGAGGCATGAAGGCCGATTCATATTTTTTCAG TCCAAAGGAGCTCATGACCATCCACGTCCAGAAACAAAAGTAGAGGCAGAAGCAAGAAGATCAATCCAAAAAGCACAGACAGCTTTTTCTCCATCTTCTCCAAGGTTAAAAAGAAGCCAGGAAACTGAGGTAACTGTTATTGATCAATGA